The genome window CAGCTGCCCGAGCAGGAGCTCGGCGGCGGGGTGGTGCGCCTGAACGTGCTCCAGACCCGGATCGGCAAGATCAAGGTGAGCGGCAACCGCCATGCCGGCGTGGAGAACGTGCGCCGCAGCCTGCCGGCGCTGCGCGAAGGCGAGACCCCGAACCTGGACCAGGTGTCGGCCAACCTCAAGCTGGCCAACGACAACCCGGCCCGCAAGATCAAGCTGAGCCTGGGCAGCGGGGCCGAGGACGAGACCGTCGACGCCGGCGTCGAGGTCCAGGACCAGCGCCCGTGGAGCGTGATGCTCAACCTCGACAACACCGGCACCGGCGCGACTGGCGACACCCACGCCGGCGTGGTGCTCCAGCACGCCAACCTGTGGGGCCGCGACCACGTCGCCAGCCTGCAGTACACCACCACGGTCGAGCACCCGGACCAGGTCAGCGTCTGGGGACTGGGCTATCACGTGCCGCTGTACGCGCAGAACGCCGCGCTCGACTTCTATGCCAGCTATTCCGACGTCGATTCGGGCGTGGTGAGCGCCGGCGTGTTCGACCTGGCCGTCAGCGGCCGCGGCGCGGTCTATGGCGCGCGCTATACGAAGATCCTGCCCAAGGCCCGGCTGGGCGGCCGCGAGTTCGAAGCGCGCCTGCTGTTCGGCCTGGACGTCAAGGCCTACAAGAACAGCGTGCTGTTCCAGCGCGAGGACTTCGGCAACGACGTCACCGTGCGCCCCCTGAGCCTGGGCTACGCCGGCCGCGTGGCGCTGGATGGCGGCGAAGCCAGCTTCGCCTTGAGCCTGCTGCGCAACCTGCCGGGCGGCTCGCGCGGCGCGGACGAGGATTTCCGCCGCGCGCGCCTGGGCGCAAAGCCCGGCTACGCGGCCCTGCGCGCCTCGGCCGCCTGGACCCAGGCCCTGGGCGCCAGCGACTGGCAGGCGCGCCTGCTGCTCAACGGGCAGCTCACGGGCGACGCGCTGGTGCCGGGCGAGCAGTTCGGCGCCGGCGGCGCGGCCAGCGTGCGCGGCTTCGACGAGCGCCAGCTCGCGACCGACTCGGGCCTGGCGGCCAACCTCGAGCTGTACAGCCCGAACTGGTGCGGCGGCGGCTGGCAGTGCCGCCTGCTGGCCTTCCACGACGCCGCCCATGGCCGCCGCAAGCACGCGCTGCCGGGCGAAG of Massilia sp. KIM contains these proteins:
- a CDS encoding ShlB/FhaC/HecB family hemolysin secretion/activation protein, encoding MKQRFARLLAGSVLAAAVSAAWAQEPAPQAPADDVVRFEISRFEVSGNTLLDEGEIARATAPFTGARRDFGDVQRALEALESLYHARGYNLVTVQLPEQELGGGVVRLNVLQTRIGKIKVSGNRHAGVENVRRSLPALREGETPNLDQVSANLKLANDNPARKIKLSLGSGAEDETVDAGVEVQDQRPWSVMLNLDNTGTGATGDTHAGVVLQHANLWGRDHVASLQYTTTVEHPDQVSVWGLGYHVPLYAQNAALDFYASYSDVDSGVVSAGVFDLAVSGRGAVYGARYTKILPKARLGGREFEARLLFGLDVKAYKNSVLFQREDFGNDVTVRPLSLGYAGRVALDGGEASFALSLLRNLPGGSRGADEDFRRARLGAKPGYAALRASAAWTQALGASDWQARLLLNGQLTGDALVPGEQFGAGGAASVRGFDERQLATDSGLAANLELYSPNWCGGGWQCRLLAFHDAAHGRRKHALPGEAASASIASAGLGLRLAAGSAVSVQVDYGHVVKEGGLNDAGSGKLHVRIGLAY